Proteins from one Candidatus Neomarinimicrobiota bacterium genomic window:
- a CDS encoding response regulator: MHILLVDDSELILSRLRRLILLKYPDVVITSAKTFHQAEEALQPPLPDVVILDIQLPDGNGIDIAERIRKISHEMKIVILTNYNEEGYRKAAMVAGADYYINKSGEFRKVLPLLGTILSELQTEL, translated from the coding sequence GTGCATATATTGCTAGTAGATGATTCAGAACTTATTCTGTCCAGATTACGTCGGCTCATTTTATTGAAATATCCAGATGTGGTTATTACCAGCGCCAAAACGTTTCACCAGGCAGAGGAAGCGCTTCAGCCTCCCTTGCCTGATGTCGTGATACTCGACATCCAGTTGCCCGACGGGAACGGGATTGATATCGCGGAGAGAATTAGAAAAATTTCACACGAAATGAAAATAGTGATCTTGACCAATTATAACGAGGAAGGGTATCGCAAGGCTGCGATGGTGGCTGGAGCGGACTATTATATCAATAAATCAGGGGAGTTCCGGAAAGTACTTCCCCTGTTGGGAACCATTTTAAGTGAACTACAAACCGAATTATAG
- a CDS encoding PAS domain S-box protein, with protein sequence MHDSIHSTIDSIIKSMLHILNRPNNWQNLLRDIFTLLYEQNPYRRFQIVYPTPNREGDQAKSPMTADIQFQFLQDQIQSANENILRQAMKGRTCDHFFLNENLENYRRTEFGTVLVSSRDITAQENHCNCDFMKTLSASDMVLAIVPILHKGVPVMLLEFAGKGMDECSDCLDGLEEIAEAIGAAYKRFLLEQDIRITAENLKLIIESTGDAIILRKLDGPFLHVNERAVELLGYTRDEFQEMHPEDIDVVGDHDVGERLELEGQVLFETVLRRKGGSLVPVEINSRYVRYQRQQVILSVVRDISRRKTYEKQIFRQAQILKNVQDAVFVTDNDFRIEFWNQGAEQIFGYTAEEMAQAIPTSTWIHSRSLEMSHIFETIHTKGKFEAEIQIKRKDGQQRWISMTISRLTNTRDEDEGYLGMGRDITERKQTQLELLKQTHALEQRVKELRGLYETSRIINEELDLKTTLVDLLEVIAGSWQYPQQTVVRIVLDGQEYATAGFQDTAWCQSADILVGDSPRGQIEVAYLQEFPTADEGPFLEEERWLINTLADRIARFIGRRESQHELQQSEEQYHQLFESMHNGFALCRMEYDDTGTPVNLEYLTVNSAFEHILKISRDQIEGKMITDVFPEIWETDKELIALYSRVATTGQQEQLTTYIESLGLWVEITAYSPEYPYVAVIFTDITEQKKAEASLREESETLRQITETSPVGITLFDLDGNIYSANSHARAIFGLRESDLHHRSYDAPEWKITDNAGNPIPAEQLPFSQVRQTGKAIWDYQHAIEPKDGCRTYLSINAAPLRNKAGDMTGVIAVISDISERRQMEQQLFQTEKMEAMGQIAGGIAHDFNNVLAAIDGANQMIELQADDEKFLKYLRIIKSSVERGNAVTNRMLTFTRSSKPEMQPLGLMPLLQEFGSMVEYTLPKDVHVHLADVNSSVEVLAESSQLQQVLFTLCINAADAMPNGGNIHIATRKPEEYELQRYRPNTAQEYWCLTVIDEGFGMSEEIQSRIFEPFYTTKSSSKGTGLGLAVVKKIMDLHDGWITVASAPGEGATFILGLPLHTTQEGDDSDEIPARRELYNGDGEYLLVVDDEEPLRQLMKESFTAQGYRVLTAPNGKEAFQIVSTSNPKIDLVLTDIGLPDINGGRLIMQIHATNPDLPVIAMTGYVDNQTRDELLSAGARSVVTKPFNIEQFNRQVYNILNPKPFEIAVT encoded by the coding sequence ATGCATGATTCTATCCATTCAACTATAGACTCTATTATCAAGTCGATGCTCCATATATTAAATCGACCGAATAATTGGCAAAATCTCCTCCGGGATATTTTTACTCTATTGTATGAGCAGAATCCGTATCGCCGGTTTCAAATCGTATATCCAACTCCCAACCGCGAAGGGGATCAGGCAAAATCTCCTATGACCGCAGATATCCAGTTTCAGTTTTTGCAGGATCAAATTCAATCGGCGAATGAAAATATCTTGCGACAGGCCATGAAGGGACGGACATGCGATCACTTTTTCCTAAATGAGAATCTGGAAAACTATCGGCGAACCGAATTTGGCACCGTCCTGGTTTCTTCGCGTGATATCACTGCACAGGAAAACCATTGTAATTGCGATTTTATGAAGACGCTTTCTGCCTCAGATATGGTCTTGGCTATCGTCCCTATATTGCATAAAGGAGTCCCCGTTATGCTCCTGGAATTCGCCGGGAAGGGGATGGACGAATGCTCTGACTGTCTCGATGGACTCGAAGAGATTGCCGAGGCTATCGGGGCCGCGTATAAACGATTCCTGTTGGAACAGGACATTCGAATAACTGCAGAAAATCTGAAATTAATCATTGAATCCACTGGGGATGCGATAATTCTGCGAAAATTAGACGGGCCGTTCCTCCATGTGAATGAACGAGCCGTCGAATTGTTGGGATATACCAGAGACGAGTTCCAGGAAATGCACCCGGAGGATATCGATGTGGTTGGAGATCACGATGTAGGGGAGAGGTTGGAACTGGAGGGGCAGGTGCTGTTTGAAACCGTTCTGCGCAGAAAAGGAGGCTCCCTTGTGCCTGTAGAGATTAACTCCCGCTATGTTCGGTATCAACGGCAACAGGTCATTTTGAGTGTCGTGCGGGATATTTCGCGCCGAAAAACCTATGAAAAGCAGATTTTTCGCCAAGCCCAAATACTAAAAAATGTGCAAGATGCTGTGTTTGTAACTGATAACGATTTTCGCATTGAATTCTGGAATCAGGGCGCCGAACAGATTTTTGGATATACGGCAGAGGAAATGGCACAGGCAATTCCTACTTCTACCTGGATTCATTCCAGATCTTTAGAAATGAGCCACATTTTCGAAACGATTCACACCAAAGGGAAATTTGAGGCGGAAATCCAGATAAAAAGGAAGGACGGGCAACAGCGCTGGATTTCCATGACAATCTCACGATTAACGAATACACGGGATGAAGATGAGGGGTATCTTGGCATGGGGAGGGACATTACTGAAAGAAAACAAACTCAGTTGGAACTTTTGAAGCAAACCCATGCACTTGAGCAGCGAGTAAAAGAGTTGCGAGGTCTTTATGAAACCTCCCGGATAATCAACGAGGAACTGGATCTTAAGACGACTCTGGTAGATCTGCTTGAAGTGATAGCTGGATCATGGCAGTATCCCCAACAGACTGTGGTCAGAATTGTGTTGGATGGGCAAGAGTATGCTACTGCAGGATTCCAGGATACCGCTTGGTGCCAGTCAGCCGACATCCTAGTTGGTGATAGCCCTCGGGGCCAAATTGAAGTGGCCTATCTGCAAGAATTTCCAACAGCCGATGAGGGGCCGTTTCTGGAGGAGGAACGGTGGCTAATTAATACACTTGCCGATCGAATTGCCAGGTTTATCGGGCGTCGTGAATCCCAGCATGAGCTCCAACAAAGTGAGGAGCAGTATCATCAGCTCTTTGAATCCATGCATAACGGCTTTGCTTTGTGTCGTATGGAGTATGATGATACTGGTACTCCAGTGAATTTGGAATACCTGACGGTGAACTCTGCTTTCGAGCACATCCTCAAGATATCTCGGGACCAAATTGAAGGAAAAATGATCACGGATGTTTTTCCAGAGATTTGGGAGACAGATAAAGAGTTGATAGCACTGTACAGCAGAGTTGCCACTACCGGACAACAAGAACAACTCACAACCTATATCGAATCCCTGGGGCTATGGGTCGAAATTACGGCGTACTCGCCTGAATACCCCTATGTTGCAGTGATATTCACTGATATAACCGAACAGAAAAAGGCCGAAGCATCGTTGCGTGAGGAAAGTGAGACCCTCAGGCAAATTACAGAAACCAGCCCGGTCGGAATCACCCTGTTCGATTTAGACGGAAACATCTATTCTGCAAATAGTCATGCCCGTGCGATTTTTGGTCTGCGGGAAAGTGACCTGCACCACCGGTCGTACGATGCTCCGGAATGGAAAATCACTGATAATGCCGGGAATCCCATCCCCGCTGAACAGTTACCTTTTTCGCAGGTCCGTCAAACCGGCAAGGCAATTTGGGACTACCAACATGCGATTGAGCCGAAAGACGGGTGTAGAACTTACCTGTCGATTAACGCAGCTCCACTCCGGAATAAAGCAGGCGATATGACAGGAGTCATTGCGGTAATATCGGATATCAGTGAACGAAGACAGATGGAACAACAACTCTTTCAAACTGAAAAAATGGAAGCCATGGGCCAAATTGCCGGTGGTATCGCCCACGATTTTAATAATGTCCTCGCAGCAATAGACGGGGCCAACCAAATGATAGAATTACAAGCCGATGATGAGAAGTTTCTGAAGTATCTCCGGATTATTAAATCCAGTGTAGAGCGCGGGAATGCCGTTACCAATCGAATGTTGACCTTTACCCGGTCATCCAAACCTGAAATGCAACCATTGGGTCTGATGCCATTACTTCAGGAATTTGGAAGTATGGTCGAATATACTTTGCCAAAGGATGTTCATGTGCATCTTGCTGATGTTAATTCTTCTGTTGAGGTGTTGGCGGAATCCAGTCAGCTACAGCAAGTCCTTTTCACCCTCTGTATTAATGCAGCGGACGCGATGCCAAACGGTGGTAACATCCATATCGCTACCCGCAAACCGGAGGAATATGAACTTCAGCGGTACCGTCCTAATACAGCACAGGAGTACTGGTGTCTGACAGTAATTGATGAAGGATTTGGTATGAGCGAGGAAATTCAGTCCAGGATATTTGAGCCATTCTACACCACCAAATCTTCGTCCAAGGGAACGGGACTGGGGTTGGCAGTGGTCAAAAAAATTATGGATTTGCATGACGGATGGATTACTGTCGCCAGCGCACCAGGTGAGGGCGCGACGTTTATACTTGGATTGCCCCTGCATACAACACAAGAGGGGGATGATTCCGATGAAATACCAGCGCGGAGGGAATTGTACAATGGGGATGGAGAATATTTGCTCGTAGTCGATGACGAAGAACCGTTGCGACAGTTGATGAAGGAGTCCTTTACGGCGCAGGGATACAGGGTATTGACAGCACCGAATGGCAAAGAAGCCTTTCAAATTGTATCCACCTCGAATCCTAAAATCGATCTTGTGCTCACCGATATTGGCCTTCCGGATATCAATGGAGGAAGGTTAATAATGCAAATTCATGCGACGAATCCGGACCTCCCGGTGATTGCAATGACGGGATATGTGGATAATCAAACCCGGGACGAACTTTTGAGTGCCGGTGCCAGGTCAGTGGTGACCAAGCCCTTCAATATCGAACAGTTTAACCGGCAGGTGTATAACATATTAAATCCCAAACCCTTTGAAATAGCCGTTACATAA
- a CDS encoding AAA family ATPase, giving the protein MDKHNVHTTFSPKLDAILGGGIPKQSLNILAGHPGAGKSIFAHHLLFHHLKRQPQSKVLYLTTLSEPPAKIIRYMRDFSFFQSDLFQTRFQLDDIGPTIREKKFGEISDKILEIVQQYRPDILVIDSFKAIRDIGGQVDEFRQFVYQVAVRLYGQQCTTFLVGEYDISEISQGAEFAVADGIILLEMRQVAGEPQRLLQVRKLRGQNPVTAPLPFYIDTDGIQIQYLTTVADSEDKAEEQIRSTGITAFDELVDGGLASGQTLLISGVSGTGKTTLALQILHNALQRGDTGLYYSFEESRRALLRTATHFGWSFEQAIAEDRGHFFYIPQTAIRIEEVISRLEQEIERYQPQWLIMDSFSVYLHRVEEPAIIREKMYQIRSLLQHHDVTGLLISDIPAHATTQLSRAGVEETVADGTIVLRSNLEHNNRCRYLEVYKMRRINHVKGMHRMIIGENGIEVFYTSGWMETPDSEGTTFTFTPLQSRIENPLRYNSAWLIRGEAGMGKSTMAMNFVAEGLQNQESVLLITADAPEQDTVRRLSTVGVDVEPYLHSGQLKLLDAYSGNNPQLNLSDPEVLKYYIFSCVSQMQTPIRVVFDSITPLSVRNNLEGFVELIHQKNRMLRHPQVTVLDTHLYQRNAGEESLALLNGYDIVIDLYATGEVTANAKRQFQITKARDIKADSTPQSFEIDPARGIVPVDH; this is encoded by the coding sequence ATGGATAAACACAATGTGCATACTACCTTTAGTCCCAAATTGGATGCAATCCTCGGGGGAGGCATTCCGAAACAATCGCTGAATATCCTTGCTGGCCACCCTGGCGCAGGAAAATCTATTTTTGCCCATCATTTGCTATTTCATCATTTGAAAAGACAGCCACAGTCGAAGGTCTTATATCTCACGACTCTGTCAGAACCCCCAGCAAAAATTATCCGGTATATGCGGGATTTTTCGTTTTTCCAGAGCGACCTCTTTCAAACCCGTTTTCAATTGGATGATATCGGACCGACTATCCGTGAGAAGAAATTTGGTGAGATTTCCGACAAAATACTCGAAATAGTCCAGCAATACCGCCCGGATATCTTGGTGATCGACTCCTTCAAGGCCATTCGGGATATCGGGGGACAAGTTGATGAGTTCCGGCAATTTGTGTATCAGGTTGCAGTTCGGCTCTACGGACAACAATGTACCACTTTTCTGGTGGGGGAATATGATATCAGCGAAATTAGCCAGGGAGCTGAATTTGCCGTCGCTGATGGAATTATCTTGTTGGAGATGAGACAGGTGGCTGGAGAACCCCAGCGGTTGCTCCAGGTCAGAAAACTGCGGGGGCAAAATCCAGTGACTGCCCCTCTCCCATTTTATATTGATACCGATGGAATACAGATTCAATATTTAACAACGGTGGCGGACAGTGAGGACAAAGCAGAAGAGCAAATCCGCTCAACTGGAATTACGGCGTTTGACGAATTGGTGGATGGGGGATTGGCGTCCGGTCAGACTCTACTGATTTCGGGAGTATCCGGGACCGGGAAAACAACCCTGGCATTGCAAATACTCCATAATGCATTACAGCGGGGAGACACCGGTCTGTATTACTCTTTTGAGGAATCTCGGCGGGCCTTATTGAGAACGGCAACCCATTTTGGTTGGTCGTTTGAACAGGCCATTGCAGAAGACAGGGGCCATTTTTTTTATATTCCCCAGACGGCTATCAGGATCGAGGAGGTGATTTCCAGATTGGAACAGGAGATTGAACGTTATCAACCGCAATGGCTCATCATGGATTCATTTTCTGTCTATTTACATCGCGTGGAGGAGCCTGCGATTATCCGGGAAAAAATGTACCAAATTCGTTCGTTGCTTCAACACCATGATGTGACAGGGTTATTAATTTCTGATATCCCGGCACACGCTACGACTCAATTATCGCGAGCTGGAGTGGAGGAAACCGTTGCAGATGGGACAATTGTTCTCCGGAGCAATTTGGAGCACAATAACCGCTGTCGGTATTTGGAAGTGTACAAAATGCGCCGCATAAATCACGTCAAAGGGATGCACCGCATGATCATCGGAGAGAATGGAATTGAAGTCTTCTATACCTCCGGATGGATGGAGACCCCAGACTCTGAGGGGACCACTTTTACGTTCACACCGCTTCAATCCAGAATCGAGAACCCCCTGCGTTATAATTCGGCATGGCTGATTCGGGGGGAAGCCGGCATGGGAAAATCAACCATGGCCATGAATTTTGTGGCGGAGGGATTACAAAATCAGGAATCCGTATTATTAATCACCGCAGATGCTCCAGAGCAGGATACGGTTCGGCGGCTATCTACGGTAGGTGTGGATGTGGAACCATATCTACATTCCGGACAATTGAAGTTGTTGGATGCCTATTCCGGAAATAATCCTCAGTTAAACCTGTCGGATCCCGAAGTGTTGAAATATTATATTTTCAGTTGTGTTTCCCAAATGCAAACCCCGATCCGGGTGGTTTTCGATTCAATTACTCCGCTTTCAGTTCGAAACAATCTAGAGGGGTTTGTGGAACTCATACATCAAAAAAACCGAATGCTGCGACATCCCCAGGTAACTGTTTTAGATACACATCTCTACCAACGCAACGCGGGAGAAGAATCGCTGGCGCTGTTAAACGGGTATGATATTGTAATTGATTTGTATGCAACCGGTGAGGTTACTGCAAACGCCAAGCGACAATTTCAGATTACGAAGGCTCGTGATATCAAGGCTGACTCCACCCCCCAATCCTTCGAAATTGATCCGGCCAGAGGAATCGTACCAGTGGATCACTAA
- a CDS encoding GAF domain-containing protein — protein sequence MKNLINKALQIPQSLVEEWQEIVNIMAEIIEVPAGLIMRVSSEELEVFVASQTPGNPYTPGESEIWNGSGLYCETVINSREKLLVPDALSDPKWESNPDIRLNMISYLGYPIFLPNGEVFGTICVLDNKKMITLPFMSSL from the coding sequence TTGAAAAACCTGATCAATAAGGCACTTCAAATTCCGCAGAGCCTGGTTGAGGAATGGCAGGAAATCGTAAATATCATGGCGGAAATTATTGAAGTCCCTGCCGGACTGATCATGCGGGTTTCCAGCGAGGAACTCGAAGTATTCGTTGCGAGCCAAACTCCGGGGAATCCCTATACTCCCGGTGAATCCGAGATTTGGAACGGCTCGGGACTGTATTGCGAAACCGTTATTAATTCGAGAGAAAAACTTTTGGTCCCTGATGCGTTGAGTGATCCGAAATGGGAGAGTAATCCTGACATCCGGCTCAATATGATTTCGTATTTGGGATATCCTATCTTTCTTCCAAATGGGGAGGTCTTCGGTACTATTTGTGTCCTGGATAATAAAAAAATGATTACTCTGCCCTTTATGAGCAGTTTATGA
- the mscL gene encoding large conductance mechanosensitive channel protein MscL: MNDQETAELHMGFWQEFKEFSIKGNAVDMAVGIILGTAFNRIVNSLVTDIIMPPIGYLLGGVEFADLAIVFRESADSATGEMSP; the protein is encoded by the coding sequence GTGAATGATCAAGAAACCGCGGAATTGCATATGGGATTTTGGCAGGAATTTAAAGAATTTTCCATCAAGGGAAATGCAGTGGATATGGCAGTCGGGATCATCCTGGGGACGGCATTCAATCGAATTGTGAATTCGCTCGTCACCGATATTATTATGCCGCCGATTGGGTATTTGCTTGGTGGGGTGGAATTTGCCGACCTGGCTATTGTCTTTCGGGAATCCGCTGACAGCGCCACCGGTGAAATGTCCCCCTAG
- a CDS encoding MscL family protein, which translates to MSIRYDQFLTTVVHFIIIAFSIFIVVKVKNRIIHAREN; encoded by the coding sequence GTGTCGATCCGATATGATCAATTTCTGACAACTGTCGTGCATTTTATTATTATTGCCTTCTCCATATTTATAGTGGTGAAAGTTAAGAATCGAATAATTCATGCCCGGGAGAATTGA
- a CDS encoding nucleoside hydrolase — translation MKITRLLLFVIVTVFLTHSVHSQPKIIFDTDFGGDADDLGALVMLHHFVDQGECYLLGIMSWSMDKYTVPAIDAVNQFYGHPDIPIGTRKDSLRFDDWNYSKPITDNFPYKCNYEDVPDATTLYRELLSENPDSSVTIVTVGPLKNIADLLKSEGDTISTLSGKELIEKKVKEFVIMGGKFPQGDWEWNFSGDMPGVTKFVISQLTVPITFTGYEVGMAIKTGKVLNTIDPENPLTKGYRHFSEHAHWDRENFTGKILDNATYDQTAVLYAVRNGVGTYWDRISNGVCVPDNNGGNTWIEGVQSKHSYLQLTMDEEKIARKIEYFMLGDF, via the coding sequence TTGAAGATTACAAGATTACTTCTTTTTGTCATCGTGACTGTATTTTTAACACATTCCGTGCATTCACAACCGAAAATAATATTCGATACCGATTTCGGCGGAGATGCCGATGACCTGGGGGCGTTGGTCATGTTGCACCACTTTGTCGATCAGGGAGAATGCTACCTACTCGGTATTATGAGCTGGTCCATGGATAAATATACTGTTCCGGCCATCGATGCGGTCAATCAATTCTACGGACATCCGGATATTCCTATTGGCACGAGAAAGGATTCACTCCGTTTTGATGATTGGAATTACAGTAAACCGATTACTGATAATTTTCCATACAAATGCAATTACGAGGATGTCCCCGATGCCACGACACTGTACCGGGAGTTATTATCAGAGAACCCTGACTCCAGCGTCACTATTGTGACAGTCGGTCCGCTGAAGAATATTGCTGATTTGCTCAAATCCGAAGGTGATACAATTTCTACTTTAAGCGGGAAGGAATTGATCGAGAAGAAAGTTAAAGAGTTTGTCATCATGGGCGGCAAATTTCCCCAGGGCGATTGGGAGTGGAACTTTTCAGGGGATATGCCTGGGGTCACGAAGTTTGTTATTTCTCAATTAACTGTCCCTATTACTTTTACCGGCTACGAAGTGGGCATGGCTATCAAAACAGGGAAGGTGTTGAACACCATCGATCCGGAGAACCCGCTCACTAAAGGCTATCGACATTTCAGCGAACATGCTCACTGGGACAGAGAAAATTTCACTGGCAAAATCCTGGATAATGCGACGTATGACCAAACGGCCGTTTTATATGCGGTCAGAAATGGTGTTGGAACCTATTGGGATAGAATATCAAATGGCGTCTGTGTCCCGGATAACAACGGCGGAAACACGTGGATTGAGGGGGTACAGTCCAAACATTCGTACCTTCAATTGACAATGGATGAAGAGAAGATTGCGAGGAAAATTGAATATTTTATGCTCGGAGATTTTTAA
- a CDS encoding glycoside hydrolase family 43 protein, translating into MKIISSRFNVVVGLIALLLISCDVKVIPAEESGQDTSGTVKKFTNPLWDGADPFMVKHADSYYYIESLGRDGIAVWKSGKMTERGARRIVWTPPDTGWNTDEIWAPELHFLEDKWYIYYAADSGANRDHRMGVLESTSQDPQGDYNDKGMLYTGDYIESDSLNRWAIDGTVLEFDGQLYFIWSGWESTHDNQYLYIAPMSNPWTISGNRVRLADNDDYIWERVGEDPGQRGLNEAPQVLKNGEHVFVIYSCSGSWQTTYKLGMLRLDNGGNPLNPAHWTKASEPVFQGTEDVYGVGHASYVKSPDGTEDWIIYHSKKETTPGWDRDVRMQPFTWNADGTPEFGTPVAPGDSLSVPSGEQ; encoded by the coding sequence ATGAAAATTATATCTTCCCGGTTTAACGTTGTGGTCGGATTAATAGCGCTCCTGCTAATAAGCTGTGATGTCAAAGTCATACCGGCAGAAGAATCAGGACAAGATACTTCTGGCACAGTTAAGAAGTTCACCAATCCGCTTTGGGATGGCGCCGATCCTTTTATGGTAAAACACGCCGACTCCTATTATTACATCGAATCCCTGGGCCGGGATGGGATAGCGGTCTGGAAATCCGGGAAAATGACGGAGCGGGGCGCAAGGCGTATTGTCTGGACTCCGCCGGACACCGGCTGGAATACCGACGAAATCTGGGCGCCGGAGTTACATTTTCTGGAAGACAAGTGGTACATCTATTATGCCGCCGATTCCGGGGCCAACCGCGACCACCGGATGGGAGTCCTGGAAAGCACAAGCCAGGATCCCCAGGGGGATTACAATGACAAGGGGATGCTGTATACCGGCGACTACATCGAATCCGATTCCCTGAACCGGTGGGCCATCGACGGTACGGTGCTGGAGTTCGATGGGCAACTGTATTTTATCTGGTCGGGCTGGGAATCAACTCATGACAACCAGTATCTGTATATTGCCCCGATGAGCAACCCGTGGACAATCTCAGGAAACCGGGTGCGGCTCGCAGACAATGATGATTATATCTGGGAACGGGTCGGGGAAGATCCGGGACAACGCGGACTGAACGAGGCGCCGCAGGTATTGAAAAACGGGGAACATGTCTTCGTAATTTATTCCTGCAGCGGGTCGTGGCAAACCACATATAAACTGGGTATGTTACGGCTGGACAATGGCGGAAATCCACTGAATCCCGCACACTGGACGAAAGCGTCCGAGCCGGTCTTTCAGGGGACGGAAGACGTGTATGGCGTTGGACATGCCTCGTATGTCAAGTCCCCGGACGGGACGGAGGACTGGATTATCTACCATTCCAAAAAGGAAACGACACCGGGCTGGGATCGGGATGTCCGGATGCAGCCGTTTACCTGGAATGCTGACGGCACGCCCGAATTTGGTACGCCGGTGGCGCCGGGCGATTCTCTATCGGTACCGTCCGGAGAACAGTGA